One genomic region from Osmerus eperlanus chromosome 6, fOsmEpe2.1, whole genome shotgun sequence encodes:
- the LOC134022063 gene encoding putative nuclease HARBI1, producing MKAQNCVFLSALTMACPFVRDVVDEEALVLRRAFRRERVFRDRLDPLAFPDDHLYERYRFSADGIRYLCRLLGPRIKHRTARSHALSVEQMVCVALRFFASGAFLYSVGDAEQLNKATICRTIRSVCLAIKALADVFISFPGHRRLCDIKEEFYRIAGFPNVIGAVDCTHIRIKAPSGAHEADFVNRKSFHSINVQMVCNADCVISNVVAKWPGSVHDSRIFRASEIYQCLSQGEFSGVLLGDRGYGCQPFLLTPFTDPQEAQQAYNHAHARTRARVEMTFGLLKARFHCLHKLRVSPVRACDITVACAVLHNVACLRKERAPRVPPAMDWDNPAIFPDDDSGRLLRDQYVLNYFS from the exons atgaaggcccaaaattgtgtgttcctttctgctctgacaatggcatgcccattcgtgcgagatgtggtggatgaagaagcacttgtgctgaggagagccttcaggcgagaaagggtcttcagggaccggttggacccactggccttccctgatgaccatctatatgaaagatacaggttttctgcagatggcatcaggtatctatgcagactactgggtcccaggattaagcaccgcactgcacggagccatgcactgagtgtggagcaaatggtttgtgtggccttgcgcttttttgctagtggagccttcctgtactcagtgggggatgcagaacagctgaacaaggccacaatttgccgcacaataaggagtgtgtgtctggctatcaaagcattagcagatgtcttcatctccttccctggccacagaagactctgtgacatcaaagaggagttctataggattgcag gtttccccaatgtcattggtgcagtggactgcacacacataaggataaaagccccctcaggtgcccatgaggccgattttgtgaataggaaatcctttcacagcattaatgttcag atggtctgcaatgctgactgtgtgatcagcaatgttgtggcaaaatggcctggctcagtccatgactccagaatctttcgggcctctgaaatctatcagtgcctatcacaag gtgaattctctggtgtgttgctgggagacagggggtatggctgccagccttttctcctgacacctttcacagacccccaggaagcacagcaggcctacaaccatgcccatgccaggaccagggccagagttgaaatgacctttggcctcctgaaggcacgctttcactgccttcacaaattaagggtcagccctgttagggcatgtgatattactgtggcttgtgctgtcctccacaatgtggcctgcctgaggaaggagagggcccccagagtgccaccagccatggactgggacaatccggcaatcttccctgatgacgacagtggtcggctgctgagggaccaatatgtgttgaattattttagttag